One Eubacterium sp. 1001713B170207_170306_E7 genomic region harbors:
- a CDS encoding acyl-CoA dehydrogenase has protein sequence MDFNLSKEHQMLRTLYREFAENEAKPIAQEIDEEERFPQETVDKMVKNGFMGIPIAKEDGGQGCDTLAYILAVEELSRVCGTTGVILSAHTSLGMDPIRKFGTPDQKAKYIPRLASGELLGAFGLTEPGAGTDASGQQTKAVLEGDHYVLNGTKIFITNGGKADVYIIFAMTDKSKGTKGISAFIVEKDYPGFSIGTKEKKMGIRGSSTTELIFEDCIVPKENLLGKEGKGFGIAMQTLDGGRIGIAAQALGLAQGAFDETVAYVKERKQFGRSIAKFQNTQFKLADMYARIEAARNLVYKAAIAKDTQKVFSVEAATAKLFAAETAMAVTTECVQLLGGYGYTRDYPVERMMRDAKITEIYEGTSEVQRMVISGNVLK, from the coding sequence ATGGACTTCAATCTGAGTAAGGAACATCAAATGTTGCGCACACTCTACAGAGAGTTTGCAGAAAATGAAGCAAAACCAATCGCCCAGGAAATTGACGAAGAAGAACGCTTCCCACAGGAAACCGTTGATAAAATGGTTAAAAACGGCTTTATGGGTATCCCGATTGCCAAAGAAGACGGCGGACAGGGCTGTGACACTTTAGCCTACATCCTGGCTGTTGAAGAATTATCCCGCGTTTGTGGTACCACAGGCGTTATCCTTTCAGCACACACCTCTTTAGGGATGGACCCTATCCGTAAATTCGGTACACCAGACCAGAAAGCCAAATATATTCCGCGTTTAGCAAGCGGTGAATTATTAGGCGCTTTCGGTTTAACTGAACCAGGTGCTGGTACCGATGCTTCCGGACAGCAGACAAAAGCTGTTTTAGAAGGCGACCACTATGTATTAAACGGTACAAAGATCTTTATCACCAACGGTGGTAAAGCCGATGTTTACATCATCTTCGCCATGACCGACAAGAGCAAAGGCACCAAGGGTATTTCTGCATTCATCGTAGAAAAAGACTATCCTGGCTTCTCAATCGGTACAAAAGAAAAGAAAATGGGTATCCGTGGTTCTTCCACAACCGAATTAATCTTTGAAGACTGCATCGTTCCAAAAGAAAATCTTCTTGGCAAAGAAGGTAAGGGCTTTGGCATCGCAATGCAGACACTGGACGGCGGCCGTATCGGGATCGCAGCTCAGGCTTTAGGTCTGGCACAGGGCGCTTTCGACGAAACCGTGGCCTATGTTAAAGAAAGAAAACAGTTTGGCCGCTCCATCGCCAAATTCCAGAATACACAGTTCAAATTAGCCGATATGTACGCGCGTATCGAAGCTGCCCGTAACCTGGTTTACAAAGCAGCCATCGCTAAAGATACCCAGAAAGTATTCTCTGTCGAAGCAGCAACCGCTAAGTTGTTCGCAGCTGAAACCGCTATGGCTGTTACCACAGAATGTGTACAGTTACTTGGTGGTTATGGTTACACCAGAGACTATCCAGTTGAACGTATGATGCGTGATGCTAAGATTACCGAAATTTATGAAGGAACAAGCGAGGTACAACGTATGGTTATATCTGGCAACGTTCTGAAATAG
- a CDS encoding enoyl-CoA hydratase-related protein, with the protein MGFVKYEPQGAVAVITIDREKALNALNSEVLEDLEKVIDGVDLDTIRCLVITGAGQKSFVAGADIGEMSSLTQAEGEAFGKKGNDIFRKIETLPIPVIAAVNGFALGGGCELSMSCDIRLASENATFGQPEVGLGITAGFGGTQRLARLIPTGKAKEMLYACTNIKAADALSWGLVNAVYPADELMPAALKLAGKIANNAPIAVRNTKKAINDGLEMGMDDAIAFEAKQFGGCFESADQKEGMAAFLEKRKHEPFQNR; encoded by the coding sequence ATGGGTTTTGTTAAATATGAACCACAGGGTGCCGTTGCTGTCATCACCATCGACCGTGAAAAGGCTTTAAACGCTTTAAACAGCGAAGTCCTTGAAGATCTGGAAAAAGTGATCGACGGCGTTGACCTCGATACGATTCGCTGCCTGGTTATCACAGGCGCTGGTCAGAAATCTTTTGTTGCCGGTGCAGACATCGGTGAAATGAGCAGCCTGACTCAGGCTGAAGGCGAAGCCTTCGGTAAAAAAGGCAACGATATTTTCAGAAAGATCGAAACCTTACCGATCCCGGTGATCGCTGCGGTTAACGGTTTTGCCCTTGGCGGCGGCTGCGAACTGTCTATGTCCTGTGACATTCGTCTGGCTTCTGAAAACGCAACCTTTGGCCAGCCGGAAGTCGGCTTGGGCATCACCGCTGGTTTCGGCGGCACACAGCGTCTTGCACGCCTGATCCCGACCGGTAAAGCAAAGGAAATGCTGTACGCCTGCACCAACATCAAAGCGGCTGACGCTTTGAGCTGGGGACTGGTTAATGCTGTTTATCCGGCAGACGAACTGATGCCAGCAGCGCTGAAATTAGCAGGTAAAATTGCTAACAACGCTCCAATCGCTGTCCGCAACACCAAAAAAGCCATCAACGATGGCCTTGAAATGGGCATGGACGATGCGATTGCCTTTGAAGCAAAACAGTTTGGCGGATGCTTTGAATCAGCCGATCAAAAAGAAGGCATGGCGGCTTTCCTGGAAAAACGTAAACACGAACCTTTCCAGAATCGTTAA
- a CDS encoding YbjQ family protein, producing MILVNTDYISGKEFEMLGLVKGSTIQSKNIGRDISQGFKTIVGGELKAYNEMMNDARALATKRMVQEAEGLGADAVVNIRYASSAIMQGAAEVIAYGTAVKFV from the coding sequence ATGATCTTAGTCAATACTGATTACATCAGCGGTAAAGAATTTGAAATGCTAGGCCTGGTCAAGGGCTCAACCATCCAGTCCAAAAATATCGGACGGGATATCAGCCAGGGGTTTAAAACCATTGTGGGCGGCGAGCTCAAGGCTTATAACGAAATGATGAACGACGCCCGGGCACTGGCCACCAAGCGTATGGTGCAGGAAGCCGAAGGCCTTGGCGCCGACGCGGTGGTCAATATCCGTTACGCCTCCTCTGCCATTATGCAGGGGGCCGCAGAGGTCATTGCCTATGGCACAGCGGTAAAATTTGTGTAA
- a CDS encoding 3-hydroxyacyl-CoA dehydrogenase NAD-binding domain-containing protein — protein sequence MKVGVIGAGTMGSGIAQVFASTDGYEVVLCDIKQEFADGGKAKIEKALAKQVAKGRIDQAKMDATLAKITTGLREAVADCDLVVEAVLEQMEMKHELFQALQEICKPECIFASNTSSLSLTEMSQGVDRPVIGMHFFNPVPAMKLVEVIAGYHTSQETVDTIKKIATDIGKTPVQVNEAAGFVVNRILVPMINEGIEVYAAGTASASDIDTAMKLGANHPMGPLALGDLIGLDVVLAIMEVLQAETGSDKYAPAPLLRKMVRAGVLGMKTGKGFFDYTK from the coding sequence ATGAAAGTTGGCGTTATTGGTGCCGGTACAATGGGATCTGGTATTGCTCAGGTTTTCGCTTCTACCGACGGTTATGAAGTGGTACTTTGTGATATCAAACAGGAATTTGCCGATGGTGGTAAAGCTAAAATCGAAAAAGCATTAGCAAAACAGGTTGCTAAGGGCCGTATCGATCAGGCTAAAATGGACGCAACCTTAGCAAAAATCACAACAGGCTTAAGAGAAGCCGTTGCGGATTGCGACCTGGTTGTTGAAGCTGTCTTAGAACAGATGGAAATGAAACATGAATTATTCCAGGCGTTACAGGAAATCTGTAAACCAGAATGTATTTTCGCTTCCAACACTTCTTCTTTATCTTTAACAGAAATGTCTCAGGGCGTTGACCGTCCGGTTATTGGCATGCACTTCTTTAACCCGGTTCCGGCTATGAAACTGGTTGAAGTCATTGCTGGCTACCACACTTCTCAGGAAACCGTTGATACCATTAAAAAGATTGCTACTGATATCGGTAAGACACCGGTACAGGTTAACGAAGCGGCTGGTTTCGTTGTAAACAGAATCTTAGTTCCAATGATCAACGAAGGCATCGAAGTTTATGCTGCAGGTACTGCTTCTGCTTCTGATATTGACACCGCGATGAAATTAGGCGCAAACCACCCAATGGGACCACTGGCATTAGGCGACTTAATCGGTCTGGACGTTGTTCTGGCCATCATGGAAGTATTACAGGCTGAAACTGGCTCTGACAAATACGCTCCGGCGCCGCTGCTTCGCAAAATGGTACGCGCAGGCGTTTTAGGTATGAAAACAGGAAAAGGATTCTTTGATTACACAAAATAA
- a CDS encoding ABC-F family ATP-binding cassette domain-containing protein, which translates to MNLLSVINLKKTYGVKTLFEEISFNIEDSDKIGVIGINGTGKTSMLRIVAGQDSPDAGEIRVYGAKRIEYLAQTPELDPCATVLAQVFRADTPEMNTLRDYESTLDLLARYPEDEKLQKHLLGLTDTIDAAGLWNLKSQVETILTQLGIKDFDKTIGALSGGQRKRVAMASVLLTPCDLLILDEPTNHLDNETITWLEKYLENRRGALLMVTHDRYFLDRVVNKTMELDGGKLYEYTGNYSEFVEKKAARKEFESVMEQKRQNLYRRELAWIRRGARARTTKQKARIQRFEDIKNSAADLGEDFLEINVGFTRLGKQVVDMDHVSKAFKGQCVVKDFSFIFDPDERVGIIGKNGRGKSTLLNLIAGKIRPDSGSIVIGDTVKIGYFSQESEDMDLSLRAIEYIREGAETVENARGEVITAAQMMELFLFDRTAQWIRISELSGGERRRLYLLRILMSAPNVLLLDEPTNDLDIDTLKILENYLDDFQGSVLTVSHDRYFLDRVCDTIFSFTGGGEILVQTGNFTDYMAKHAGKDNEPASNKPSEAKTEKVRSKTIRLSYREQQEYDHIDTEMEALEIRLEEIDREMAGITTDYTRLQALSEEKDQSEETLLEKMERKEYLEGIKNAGKAVSS; encoded by the coding sequence ATGAATCTATTATCCGTCATCAACCTTAAAAAAACCTACGGGGTCAAGACCCTTTTTGAAGAAATCAGCTTTAACATCGAGGACAGCGATAAAATCGGTGTCATTGGTATTAATGGTACCGGCAAGACGTCCATGCTGCGGATTGTGGCCGGACAGGACAGCCCCGACGCCGGCGAAATCCGAGTCTATGGCGCCAAACGTATCGAATACCTGGCCCAGACGCCCGAGCTTGACCCCTGCGCCACCGTCCTGGCCCAGGTCTTCCGGGCCGACACCCCGGAAATGAACACCCTGCGCGATTACGAAAGTACCTTGGACCTTCTGGCCCGCTATCCCGAGGACGAAAAGCTCCAGAAGCACCTGCTGGGTCTGACCGATACCATCGACGCCGCAGGCCTGTGGAACCTGAAATCCCAGGTGGAAACCATATTAACACAGCTGGGCATCAAGGATTTTGACAAAACCATCGGCGCCCTGTCCGGCGGCCAGCGTAAGCGTGTGGCCATGGCCTCTGTGCTGCTGACCCCCTGCGACCTCCTGATCCTCGATGAGCCCACGAACCACCTGGACAACGAAACCATCACCTGGCTCGAAAAATATCTGGAAAACCGCAGGGGCGCGCTCCTGATGGTCACCCATGACCGCTACTTCCTGGACCGGGTGGTCAACAAGACCATGGAACTGGACGGCGGAAAACTGTACGAATATACCGGCAATTACTCCGAGTTCGTCGAAAAAAAGGCCGCCCGCAAGGAGTTCGAGAGCGTTATGGAGCAGAAGCGGCAGAACCTGTACCGGCGCGAGCTGGCGTGGATCCGCAGGGGCGCCCGGGCAAGAACCACCAAGCAGAAAGCCCGGATCCAGCGCTTTGAGGACATTAAAAACAGCGCCGCCGACCTGGGCGAGGACTTCCTTGAGATCAACGTGGGGTTCACACGGCTGGGTAAACAGGTGGTGGACATGGATCACGTATCCAAGGCCTTTAAGGGCCAGTGTGTGGTGAAGGACTTCAGCTTCATCTTCGACCCGGACGAGCGCGTCGGCATCATCGGAAAAAATGGCCGGGGAAAATCGACCCTGCTCAACCTGATTGCGGGGAAAATCCGGCCGGACAGCGGCAGCATCGTCATTGGTGACACAGTCAAAATCGGCTATTTCTCACAGGAATCCGAGGACATGGACCTGAGCCTGCGGGCCATCGAGTACATCCGCGAGGGTGCAGAAACCGTAGAGAACGCCCGGGGCGAGGTCATTACCGCGGCCCAGATGATGGAGCTGTTTCTTTTTGACCGCACTGCTCAGTGGATTCGTATCTCAGAGCTCTCCGGCGGTGAACGGCGGCGGCTGTACCTGCTCCGCATCCTTATGTCCGCGCCCAATGTACTGCTGCTCGACGAGCCCACCAATGACCTGGACATCGACACCCTCAAAATCCTGGAAAACTACCTGGACGATTTCCAGGGCAGCGTGCTCACTGTTTCTCATGACCGCTACTTCCTGGACCGGGTGTGCGACACCATCTTCTCCTTTACCGGCGGTGGCGAGATCCTGGTGCAGACCGGTAATTTCACCGACTACATGGCCAAGCACGCCGGCAAGGACAATGAACCGGCCAGCAACAAGCCCAGTGAGGCGAAAACCGAAAAGGTCCGGTCAAAAACCATTCGCCTGAGCTATCGGGAGCAGCAGGAATATGACCATATCGACACGGAGATGGAGGCCCTGGAAATCCGCCTGGAGGAAATCGACCGTGAGATGGCCGGCATTACAACAGACTACACCCGCCTCCAGGCTCTGAGTGAGGAAAAAGACCAGTCCGAGGAAACCCTGCTCGAGAAAATGGAACGGAAGGAATACCTGGAAGGCATTAAGAATGCTGGAAAAGCTGTCAGCAGCTGA
- a CDS encoding electron transfer flavoprotein subunit beta/FixA family protein: MNIVVCVKQVPDTNEVKLDPVTGTLIRDGVPSIMNPDDKAGLEAALELKDATGAHITVVSMGPPQADDVLREALAMGADEAILVTDRAFGGADTWATSTTIAAAVKMLDYDLIITGRQAIDGDTAQVGPQIAEHLNIPNISYAEDIKVEGDSVIVKRQYEDRYHTIKVQMPCLVTALGEMNTPRYMTPGGIFDAYRSNEVKVWTLENIEVDTTNIGLKGSPTRVFKSFPKALKAAGTVVQLDPQESADFLLEKLKEKFII, from the coding sequence GTGAATATTGTAGTTTGTGTAAAACAAGTTCCTGATACAAATGAAGTAAAACTTGATCCAGTAACAGGTACATTAATTAGAGATGGCGTTCCAAGTATTATGAACCCTGATGATAAAGCTGGTCTGGAAGCCGCATTAGAGCTGAAAGACGCTACCGGCGCGCACATTACCGTTGTTTCCATGGGACCACCACAGGCAGACGACGTTCTTCGTGAAGCGCTGGCTATGGGCGCAGATGAAGCGATTTTAGTAACCGACAGAGCTTTCGGCGGCGCCGATACCTGGGCAACTTCTACCACCATCGCTGCAGCTGTTAAAATGTTAGACTACGACCTGATCATTACCGGCCGTCAGGCAATCGACGGTGATACCGCTCAGGTTGGTCCTCAGATCGCTGAACATTTAAACATTCCAAATATCAGCTACGCTGAAGACATTAAAGTGGAAGGCGACTCTGTTATCGTAAAACGTCAGTATGAAGACAGATACCATACCATTAAAGTACAGATGCCTTGCTTAGTTACCGCTTTAGGCGAAATGAATACACCGCGTTATATGACTCCTGGTGGAATCTTTGACGCTTACAGATCAAATGAAGTAAAGGTCTGGACCCTGGAAAACATCGAAGTGGATACCACTAACATCGGTTTAAAGGGATCCCCGACACGCGTATTCAAATCCTTCCCGAAAGCTTTAAAAGCGGCCGGAACTGTTGTTCAATTAGATCCACAGGAATCTGCTGATTTCTTACTGGAAAAATTGAAAGAAAAATTCATTATTTAA
- a CDS encoding electron transfer flavoprotein subunit alpha/FixB family protein yields the protein MSLQDYKGVFVFVQQVDNVITPVSFELIGKGKELANDLDTEVTAVVLGSKIDAMGKELARHGADKVIMVDDPALEVYTTEPYVHAFTEVINKYKPEVVLFGATAIGRDMAPRVSARVHTGLTADCTKLEINPEDKGLMMTRPAFGGNIMATILCPEHRPQMSTVRPGVMQKLPTDDAAECEVIKEEIAGLSDHMNVEVMEIVKTVAEKMDIQDAKILVSGGRGMASPENFKLLEDLADALGGTISSSRACVDAGWVEKDRQVGQTGKTVRPNLYIACGISGAIQHLAGMEESDVIIAINKDETAPIFNVADFGVVGDVFKILPLFTEAVKKEMATR from the coding sequence ATGAGTTTACAAGATTATAAAGGTGTTTTCGTCTTTGTACAGCAGGTAGATAACGTTATTACTCCTGTTTCTTTCGAACTGATTGGTAAAGGCAAAGAATTAGCCAATGATTTAGATACAGAAGTTACTGCTGTTGTTTTAGGTTCTAAAATTGACGCAATGGGCAAAGAATTAGCCCGTCATGGTGCAGACAAAGTCATCATGGTTGATGATCCTGCTTTAGAAGTATATACAACCGAACCGTATGTACATGCTTTTACAGAAGTTATTAATAAATATAAACCAGAAGTTGTTCTGTTTGGTGCAACCGCTATTGGCCGTGATATGGCGCCGCGTGTATCCGCACGTGTTCATACCGGTTTAACCGCTGACTGTACAAAACTGGAAATTAACCCAGAAGACAAGGGCTTAATGATGACCCGTCCGGCTTTCGGCGGCAACATCATGGCGACCATCCTGTGTCCGGAACACCGTCCGCAGATGTCTACCGTACGTCCTGGCGTTATGCAGAAGCTGCCAACCGACGACGCAGCTGAATGCGAAGTTATCAAAGAAGAAATTGCCGGCTTAAGCGATCACATGAACGTAGAAGTTATGGAAATTGTTAAAACCGTAGCCGAAAAAATGGATATCCAGGACGCTAAAATCCTTGTATCCGGCGGCCGTGGTATGGCATCTCCGGAAAACTTCAAACTGCTCGAAGACCTGGCAGACGCTTTAGGCGGAACCATCTCCTCCTCAAGAGCCTGTGTAGACGCTGGCTGGGTTGAAAAAGACCGTCAGGTTGGTCAGACCGGTAAAACCGTTCGTCCGAACCTGTACATTGCCTGCGGTATCTCCGGCGCAATCCAGCATTTAGCTGGTATGGAAGAATCCGATGTCATCATCGCCATCAACAAAGACGAAACCGCTCCGATCTTTAACGTAGCAGATTTCGGCGTTGTCGGTGATGTCTTCAAAATCTTACCACTGTTCACAGAAGCAGTTAAGAAAGAAATGGCAACCCGTTAA
- a CDS encoding gamma carbonic anhydrase family protein: MSGKNIFIAKSADVLGKVRIGDYSSIWYQAVLRGDMDSITIGERSNVQDGSVVHVAPGGYCVKIGDGVTIGHNCTVHGCTIENNVLVGMGSTILNGAVIGENTIIGAGSLVTQNKVISPNSLVMGSPAKVIRPLTDAEIDSIRENAREYMECMRLEPGKSYYENSEGIIVVRQI; the protein is encoded by the coding sequence ATGTCAGGAAAAAATATTTTTATCGCAAAGAGCGCGGATGTACTGGGCAAGGTACGCATCGGCGATTATAGCAGCATCTGGTACCAGGCGGTACTGAGAGGGGATATGGACAGCATCACCATTGGTGAGCGCAGCAACGTGCAGGACGGCTCCGTGGTGCACGTGGCGCCGGGCGGCTACTGCGTTAAAATTGGCGACGGGGTCACCATCGGGCACAATTGTACGGTTCACGGCTGCACCATTGAAAACAACGTGCTGGTCGGTATGGGCTCCACCATCCTAAACGGCGCAGTCATCGGTGAAAATACCATCATCGGTGCAGGCTCCCTGGTCACCCAGAACAAGGTCATCTCGCCGAACTCGCTGGTGATGGGAAGTCCGGCCAAGGTCATCCGTCCGCTTACCGACGCCGAGATCGACAGCATCCGTGAAAACGCCAGGGAATATATGGAATGTATGCGCCTGGAACCTGGCAAAAGCTATTACGAAAACAGCGAAGGCATTATTGTCGTGCGCCAGATATAG
- a CDS encoding acetyl-CoA C-acetyltransferase has protein sequence MAKEVVLAGAVRTAIGSFGGSLANVPVVDLGSIVIKEALNRAGVKPEDVDEVLMGCVLQAAQGQSVARQSAVNAGIPVEVPALTLNNLCGSGLKCINLAAAMIQAGEADIIVAGGMESMSSAAYAVPKGRYGYRMGDGQFIDTMIKDGLTDAFNHYHMGITAENVAEQYDVTREDQDDFAAKSQQKCEAAQAAGRFDDEIVPVPVKVKKEMVDFKVDEFPRKGVTAEGIAKMRPAFKKDGTVTAANASGINDGAAAIVVMSAEKAKELGVKPMAKFVVGASAGVDPSIMGVGPIFSSRKALDKAGLTIDDMDLVEANEAFAAQSCAVGKTLNIPEDKLNVNGGAIALGHPVGASGARIMVTLLHEMQKRGAKKGLATLCVGGGMGVSTIVEMD, from the coding sequence GTGGCAAAAGAAGTAGTATTAGCTGGTGCTGTCCGTACAGCAATTGGTAGTTTTGGTGGTTCCTTGGCAAACGTTCCAGTTGTAGACCTGGGAAGCATTGTTATCAAAGAAGCATTAAACCGCGCAGGCGTTAAACCTGAAGATGTTGATGAAGTATTAATGGGTTGTGTACTGCAGGCTGCCCAGGGACAGAGTGTTGCCCGTCAGTCCGCTGTAAACGCTGGTATTCCGGTTGAAGTACCTGCTTTAACACTGAATAACTTATGCGGCTCTGGTTTGAAATGTATCAATCTGGCAGCTGCTATGATTCAGGCTGGCGAAGCCGATATCATTGTTGCCGGCGGTATGGAAAGCATGTCCAGCGCTGCTTACGCGGTTCCAAAGGGACGCTATGGCTACAGAATGGGCGACGGCCAGTTCATCGATACCATGATCAAAGACGGTTTAACCGATGCGTTCAACCACTATCACATGGGGATTACCGCTGAAAACGTCGCAGAACAGTATGATGTAACCCGTGAAGACCAGGATGATTTCGCAGCCAAGAGCCAGCAGAAATGTGAAGCTGCTCAGGCAGCAGGCCGTTTCGACGACGAAATCGTACCGGTTCCGGTAAAAGTTAAAAAAGAAATGGTTGACTTTAAAGTTGACGAATTCCCAAGAAAAGGCGTTACCGCTGAAGGCATTGCTAAAATGCGTCCGGCTTTCAAAAAAGATGGTACCGTAACAGCTGCCAACGCTTCCGGTATCAATGATGGCGCTGCCGCTATCGTTGTAATGTCTGCTGAAAAAGCCAAAGAATTAGGCGTTAAGCCAATGGCTAAATTTGTTGTCGGCGCTTCCGCTGGCGTTGATCCTTCCATCATGGGCGTAGGACCAATTTTCTCCAGCCGCAAAGCGTTAGATAAAGCTGGTTTAACCATCGACGACATGGACCTGGTAGAAGCAAACGAAGCTTTCGCTGCTCAGTCCTGCGCAGTTGGAAAAACTTTAAACATTCCTGAAGATAAATTAAATGTCAACGGCGGCGCGATCGCCTTAGGTCATCCGGTAGGTGCTTCCGGTGCCCGCATCATGGTTACCTTACTGCACGAAATGCAGAAACGCGGCGCTAAAAAAGGTCTTGCGACCTTATGTGTCGGCGGCGGTATGGGTGTATCCACCATCGTTGAAATGGACTAA